The genomic DNA AGATGGTGCCCACCGGCTTGAGTGGCGTGCCGCCACCGGGGCCGGCAATGCCGCTGGTGGCCAGGGCCACGTCGCAGCCCAGGCGGGCGCAGGCACCCTCGGCCATCTCGCGCACGGTGGGCTCGCTCACGGCCCCGTGCTGACCCAGAGTTTCGGCGTTCACACCTAGCAGGCTCTCCTTGAGGTCGTTATCATACGCCACTATGCTGCCGCGGAAGTAGGCCGAGCTGCCCGGCACGCTGGTAATGCGCTGGGCCACCGCGCCGCCGGTGCAGCTTTCGGCAGTGCCGAGCTGCCAGCCTCGGGCCTTTAATAATTGGCCTACCACTACTTCAAGCGGCGAGTCTTCTTCGGCAAAAATGTACTCGCCGATGCGCTGGCGCAGCTCGGGTAGCAGGGCCAGCATCCGGCCGCGCAGGTCGGGCTGGCCGTCGTCGGTGCCGGTGAGGCGCAGGCGCACGCTGCCCAGGCTGGGCAGGTAGGCCAGCTTGATGTGGGGGGGTAGGGCGCTTTCCCAGTCCTTGATTTTCTCGGCCAGAAACGACTCGCCCAGCCCGGCCGTCATGATGACCACGTGCTTGATGGGGGCCAGCTGAAACTTCGCCCGGAGCTTGGGCAGCACCTCATCGGTCATCAGCTTTTTCATCTCGAAGGGCACGCCGGGCAGGCTGATGAACACCGTGCCGCCGTCCTCCAGCCACATGCCGGGCGCGGTGCCCACGGCGTTGTGCAGCACTTCGGTGCCGGCCGGCACCAGCGCCTGCTGGCGGTTCACGTCGAGCATGGGCCGGCCGAAGCGCTTGAAAATGCCTTCCACGTGGTGCAGCGTGGGCTCGTGCAGCACCAGCTCGCGGCCGAAGTAGCGGGCCAGCACGTGCTTGGTGAGGTCGTCTTTGGTGGGGCCGAGGCCGCCGGTCATCAGGATGACAGTGGCGCGCTGGCGGGCCTGGTCGAGGGCGGCCACGATTTCGTCGGCGCGGTCGCTCACGCTTGTTATCTGGCGCACGCGCAGGCCCAGGCGGCCCAGCTGCTGGCCCATAAAGGCCGAATTGGTGTCCACGACCTGCCCGTAGAGCAGCTCGTCGCCGATGGTCATGATTTCAACGTCCATGAGGGGGGTAGGGAAGTTTGGCAGGGTTTTGTAGAGAACTTTGCGCCGCAGTGCTTGCAGGACAGCTATACGAGCCGTCCGGTTTTTAGCCCCGCTTTTTTTCTTTTACCGCTTTATGAAAAATTTACTCCTGGCCTTGGCCTTGCTCAGTGCCGTGCCCGCCCTGGCTCAAACCAAAAAAAAGACGACTACCAAGAAAACCACCGTCGTTAAGAAGAAGGCCCCGGTGAAGGCCACCACCAAAAAAACCACGGCCACCAAACCCACCGCCGCCGCGCCTACCCCCGCCCCCGCGCCGGTAGCGCCCCTCACCGAGGCCGAGGCCGCCAGCGGCCTGCGCGAAGCCCTCACCACGGGCATCACCAAAGCCGTGGGATTTGCCTCCGAAAAAGATGGCTTCAACCTCAACGACGACATCCGCATTCCGTTTCCGCCCGATGCGCAGCTCGTGGCCACCACGCTGGGCGCGCTGCCCGGCCCCATTGGCAAGCAGGCCGTGGAGCAGGCCACCAACCTCATGAACCGCGCCGCCGAGGCCGCCGCGCCCGCCGCCAAAGACATCTTTCTCAACGCTTTGCAAAACCTCTCGCTCAGCGACGCGCTCTCGCTCGTGACCAGCGGCAGCAAGGACGCCGCGACCCAGCTGCTACGCAAAAACTCGGAAACGGCCCTCAACGCCGCCCTGCGCCCGAGCATCGTGCAGAGCCTCGACCAAGTGGGGGCCAACGCGGCCTACGCCAAGCTCATTGAGCGCTACAACAAGATTCCGCTCGTGACGCCCGCCAACGCCAGCCTCACCGACTACGTGACTAAAGAAACCGTGGACGGCCTCTTCGTGCTGCTGGCCCAGCAGGAAGCCAAAATCCGCCAGAACCCGGCCGCGCAGTCCACGGCCCTGCTCAAGCGCGTGTTTGGCGCGAAATAATTTTTTGCCCCCGCCCCGCCCGCGATTCTGTCGAGACAAACGCGCGGCCTGTCGATTAAAACCCAGCCCCGACCGCCCTGCGGCCGGGGCTTTTCGTTGGAACATTAAACCACTAAACGAAAGGAATGTCTAACGTTTGTAACTTACATAATCTGTTGTCTTCATGAAGATTACATACCTGCTAGCGCTGAGTTTAGGTCTGCTCGCCGGCTGCCATAAGGACGCCGACCTCACGCCGGCTCCCACTACCCAGCTGCACCTGACCTTTGGGGCGGGAGCGCTCACGCTCAACCCCTCGGGCTATGCGCCGCTCACGGCGCGGCTCATGCTCAACTCGCCCCAGAGCGGGCGGCTGCGCCTGGTGGTGCACGGCCGGCACGGCACGGCCTCGGACCTCACCCAGCAGTTCAACGACGAAGGTACGGCGCACGCGGTGGCCATAATGGGCCTGTATGCGAACTATGCCAACAGCGTGACGGTGTCGCTGGTGAATCCCACCGGGCAGGTGCTGGCCGATACGACCCTCACTATCCAGACCGCCGCCCTACCCCCCAACATGCCGACCGGCCTCGTGACGGCCGAGCCAACGGGCACGGCCCTGGGTGGCGACTTTACCTTGGTGAGCAACTTCAGCGCTACCGACCCGCAGATGCCGCTCATCCTGGATAACTACGGTGATATTCGCTGGCTGCTCGACTACCGCACCCTGGCCGAGCTGGGGCAGCTTTCGTACGACTGCGGCATCAGCCGGCTGCAAAATGGTAATTATTGCTTTGGCGATAAAACGACCAGCCAGCTTTTTGAGGTTGATGTGTACGGTAACATCATCAACCGCTGGAACCTGCCGGGCTACACCTTTCACCACGAAATGTATGAGAAGCCCGACGGCAATTTTCTGGTGACGGTGAACAAAAACGGCAGCACCCACCCCGACGGCACGGCCACCAACGAGGACTATGTGGTCGAGATTGACCGCCACGCCAACCGCGTGCTCACCGAGTGGGACCTCAAGCAGAGCCTGAACGAAAACCGCCACGCCCTGGAGCCCGACCCCGTGGACTGGGTGCACGCCAACGCCGTGCTCTATGACCCCTCCGACAATACCATCATCGTATCGGGCCGCTACCAGGCGGTAGTGAAGCTCACCTACGACAACCACGTGAAATGGCTGATGGCCCCGCACCGCGGCTGGGGCCTCAACCACCAGGGCCAGGACCTGAGCCAGCTGCTGTTTACGCCGCTCGACGCCAGCGGCCAGGCCATCGCCGACACGGCCGTGGTCAACGGCTCGGCCAACCATCCCGATTTTGAGTGGAACTGGTACCAGCACTCCATTCAGCTGATGCCCAACGGCGACCTGCTGCTGTTTGACAACGGCACCAACCGCAACTTCATCCACGGGGCCCCCACTCACTACAGCCGCGCCGTGGAATACCGGCTTAACCCCAACGCCCACACGGTGCAGCAAATCTGGACCTACGGCAAGGAGCGCGGCGACGACACGTACTCGGCCATCGTGTCGCGGGTGCAGTACCTGCCAGCCGTCAACCACATGATGTTCTGCCCCGGCTACCTGGTACCCAACACTATCGGCCAGGGCGGCAAAATCATCGAAGTAGATTATGCTACCAAGAAAGTGCTGTTTGAAATGCAGGTGAGCGATGCCAACGGCTTTGCCTTCCACCGCGCCCAGCGCGCGAGCATTTACCCTTGATTAGCGGGTAGTAGCGCAAAAAAGAGAGGGGGTAGGCACCGCGCCAGCGGTGCCTACCCCCTCTCTTTTTATCAGCTTGTCAGCTTGCGCTTAGTAGTCGCTGTCGTAGTCGTCGCCCCGGCCCCGGCCGCGCGGGCTGCTGCCAAAAGAATCGTCGTCGTCGTCGGCATCGAGGTCGTCGTCGTCCTCAAGAGGAGCGAGGCCGCTGCTGCCATCGGGGTCCTCGGCGGCTTCGGCGGTCGTAAATTCTTCCTCCGTCATGGAAGCCAGGTCGAGCGCCTCGTCGTGCGAGGAGCCCGTGTCGCGCCACATCAGGTAGTCGGCGTACTTGGCCGCCAGCTGGTTTTCGCTGGAACCCTTGGTTTTAGCGCCGCCCGTGCGGGCAAACTCGTCGAGGTTATCGTCGTCGGTGAGGTCGTCCTCGTCCAGGTCGTCGTGCTGTCGCATAGCAAAAATGGCAGTAGAAGGGAGTTAATTGATAGTTTAGGGGGTAGGGCGAAGATACGGCGGGCGGCGAAATGGGTTGGCCGAAACGCGTAAAAGAACCTCCCAACCCCCCCGCCAGCGGCACTTTGCGGTAGAGGTCGGCCAGCGTCAGCTCTATCCCAATGGCCGGCAGGGGCACCACCGCCGCCAAGCCCTCAAACGTGTCGAAGGCCCACACCTTGGGCTCGCGCCAGGTGGCCAGGCGCACGATAGGCTGCGTGCTTTCAAGGAGCAGGTAGTGCCGCAGCGTGGGAATATCTTTATAGAGGATGAACTTGCCCACCCGGTCGTATTCCCCCGTGCTTCTTGATATCACCTCCGCTAGCACGATGGGATTCAGCAGCGTATCCAGGTACTTGTCGGAGGCAAATTGCGGCGGCCCGCACACCACTGATAAGTCGGGGTAGGTATAGAGCCCATTTTCCTTCACTTGCAGCCGCATATCGCTCACGCGAACCGTGCAGTCGCGCTCACGCAGGGCAATATTGAGCGCCGTTGCGGCATTCAGATTCACTAAGTTATGCGCATTGCTGGCGCCGGCCATCGCATACACTGCGCCTTGGTAATACTCGCTCTTGAAAGAGGCAGCGCGTTCAGCTGCTAAGTATTCTTCGGGCGAAACCGGAGTAAAGGCAAGGCTGGGAGCGGCAGACATGGGAAGCTGGTAAGTGGTTTACCCAAAAGTAAGCACGAGCCGCTTACCCCTGCTGAAAGTCCGTAATCCGCACCTGGCCCTCGCAAAACGCGTATTCGGCCGGCACATTCGAGGAGACGATAACCAGGCGGCCGGCGTCGCGCACCCGCGCCACGTGCTCCTGGTACCAGGCCGCGCCCTGGGCATCGAGGTTGGTGGTGGGCTCGTCGAGCAGCAGCAGCGGGGCTGCCGCATACAGGGCCATGCCCAGCTTGAGGCGCTGCTTCATACCCGACGAAAACGTGCGCACCGCCTGGTGCCGCGACTTGTGCAGGTACATGATATCGACTAGCCCCGCCACCGACAGGCCCGGCCGCAGCGGCTTGAGGCGGGTGTGAAAAGCCAGCAGCTCCAGCAGCGTAAAGTCTTCGGGCAGCTCCAGGTAGGGCGCGCAGTAGGCCAGCTGCTGCGGCACGGCGGCGGGGGGTAGGGCCCTACCCCCCAGCGAGTACGCCACCTCGCCCTCAGACGGCAGCAGCTGGCCGGCCACAATGCTGAGCAGCGTGCTCTTGCCCGCGCCATTAGGCCCCAGAATGGCCGTGGCCGTGCCCGGCCGAAAATCGTGACTCAGGTGCCGAAAAATCCACTGGCGGCCGTAGCGGCGGCCCAAGCCCTGGGCAGAAAGGGTAAAAGCCATGAGTAAGTAGGTCGCGCAAAAAGAACGTCATTCCGAGCTTGCCGAGGAATCTCGCTTGCGGTCGTTCGGTCCTTGTTCAACGACGCAAGCGAGATTCCTCGGCAAGCTCGGAATGACGTTCTTTTTGCGCAAATCACTTGGCGGCTAGCATAGCTGGCGGCTTTTCTCCAGAACGAAACCAACAGCCAGCAGCTATGAAATTAGTCCAGGCCTTCCTCGGGCAGCATGCCGCGGCTTGGGCCTTTGATGATGCCACGCGCCGCCGCCTGCACAAACTGCACCACCTGGGTGCGCTCAGCCGAAGCGGGCAGCTCGGCTTCGATGCGGGCCAGCGCGTCGAGCAGGGGTAGGCCGCTCAGGTACAGCACGCGGTACATCTCGTGCACTTCGTTCACCTGCTCCTCGCTGAAGCCGCGGCGGCGCAGGCCCACCGAGTTCACGCCGGCGTAGGTCAGCGGCTCGCGGGCGGCCTTCACGAAGGGCGGCACGTCCTTGCGCACCAGCGAGCCCCCCGCGATGAAGGCGTGCGGCCCAATATTGGTAAACTGATGAATGGCCGTGGTGCCGCCAATAATGGCCCAGTCGCCCACCACCACGTGGCCGGCCATCTGGGTCGAGTTCGAAATTACGCAGTGGTCGCCCACCAAGCAGTCGTGAGCAATGTGCACGTAGGCCTGCAACAGGCAGTGGCTGCCCACCACGGTGCGGCCCCGGTCAATGGTGCCGCGGTTCACGGTCACGCACTCGCGCAGCACGGTGTAATCGCCGATGTGGGCCGTCGTCACCTCGCCGGCAAACTTCAAATCCTGCGGAATGCCCGCCACCACCGCGCCCGGAAAAATCTGGCAGTTTGCCCCAATCCGCGCCCCGTCCATGATAGTCACGTTGGGCCCAATCCAGGTATTTTCGCCAATCTCCACGTCCCCGTAAATAGTGGTGAACGGTTCAACAGTAACTCCCGGCGCGAGCCGGGCGGCGGGGTGGATATGAGCGAGGGGAGAAATCATTTCTGAGTTAAGAGTTAAAAGTTAAGAGTTAAAAATTAGCGGATGAGAGCTAAAACTGCCGGCTGGCAACTCTTAACTCTTAATTCTTAACTTTTAACTCCCCTTGCGGACGATGGCGGCGCTCATCTCGGCGTCGCACACCACTTTGCCATTCACGAAGGCCTGGCCTTTCATCTTGGCGATGCCGCGCTTGATGGGGGCCGTGAGCTGGCAGTGAAAAATGACGGTGTCGCCGGGCAGCACCTTTTTGCGAAAGCGCGCATTCTCAATCCCCAAAAAGTATTGCCAGTAGTTTTCTGGGTCGGGTACGGTGTTCATCACCAGAATACCGCCAGTCTGGGCCATTGCCTCAATCTGCAACACGCCCGGCATCACGGGGTTACCAGGGAAGTGGCCCTGGAAAAAGGGCTCGTTCATGGTTACGTTCTTCACGGCCGTCACCATCTGCGAGTCGAGGTGAATCACCTTGTCCAGCAGCAGGAAGGGGTAGCGATGGGGCAGCACCTGCATAATGCGGTTGATGTCCATCACTGGCTCGCGGCTGGGGTCGTAAAACGGCACGGCGCTGGTACGGTCTTCCAGCATCCGCTTCTTGATTTTTTTGGCGAAAGCTACGTTGGCGGCGTGGCCGGGGCGGGCGGCCAGAATCTGGCCCTTGAGCGGGCGGCCCACTAGGGCCAGGTCGCCCACCAGGTCGAGCAGCTTGTGGCGGGCAGGCTCGTTTTTGTGGCGCAGGTCCACGTTGTTGAGAATGCCTTCTTTCTTCACCGACACCTTGGGCTTGCCTAGCATGGCCGCCAGCTCGTCCAGCTCGTCCTCGCCCACCACGCGGTCCACCACCACGATGGCGTTGCTCAGGTCGCCGCCCTTGATGAGGTTCGATTTGTAGAGATGCTCCAGCTCGTGCAAAAAGCAAAAGGTGCGCGACGACGCAATTTCATCGCTAAACTGCTTGATATCAGTAAGCGACGCGTGCTGCGAACCCAGCACCGGCGAGTTGTAGTCCACCATCACCGTGAGGCGGTAGTCGGAGAGGGGTAGGGCCGCGATTTCCACGCCCCGCGCATTGTCCATGTACCGAATGGTATCGGGAATCTCGTAGTAGTTGCGCAGCGCGTTCTGCTCCTCAAAGCCCACCGTGTTCAGGGCCTTGATAAACTCATACGACGAGCCATCCATGATGGGCGGCTCGGGGCCGCTAAGCTGAATGAGCACGTTGTCGAGCTGCAGGCCCACGAGGGCGGCCAGCGTGTGCTCCACGGTGTTGACGCGCGCGCCGTTTTGCTCAATGGTGGTGCCCCGCGAGAGGTCCACCACGTTGTCCACGTCGGCATCGACCAGGGGCTGGCCCGGCAGGTCCACGCGCTGAAATTTGTAGCCGTGGCCCACCGGAGCCGGGCAAAACGTCATCGTGGCTTCCGCCCCCGTGTGCAGCCCGATGCCCCGCACCGTGACGGGGGCCTTGATAGTGTGCTGTTTATCGTTCATTCTTTCAGGTTGCTAGTTTTCGGTTCCTGGTTCCTGGTTCCTGGTTTCCAGTTAGTAGGCTGACGAATATGCATCAGTTTAGTAACCAGAAACCAGGAACCAGAAACCAGGAACCAGAAACCTCCTCGCAAAGCTAAGGCTTATCCGTCGCCGCCGTGCTTTTTTCGAGCGCGGCGAGGCGGCGCTCCAATTCGGGCAGGCGGCGGTACACTGCGGCGGCCCGCAGGTTGTCTTTGAGGTTGAAGGCCGGGTAGCCCTGCAAAACCTGGCCTTCCTCGCGCACCGATTTTTGCACGCCGGTTTTGGCCGCCAGCGTGGTGCGGTTGGCCAGCGAGATGTGCCCCACCAGGCCTACCTGCCCGGCCAGCACGCAATAGTCGCCCACCTTCGAGGAGCCGGAAATGCCACTCTGCGCCGCGATAACCGTGTGCCGGCCCACTTCCACGTTGTGGGCAATCTGCACCAGGTTATCGATTTTGGTGCCCTGCCGAATGAGCGTGCTACCCATCGTGGCGCAGTCCACGGTGGCATTGGCCCCAATGCTCACGTCGTCTTCCAGCACCACATTGCCAATCTGGGCAATGGCCCGGTACGAGCCATCGGGCTGCGGCGCGAAGCCAAAGCCATCGGTGCCCACCACCGCGCCGGCCTTGATGACGCAGCGCTGGCCAATAACGGTGTCGGCGTAAATCTTGGCCCCGGCGTGAATCACCGAATTATCGCCGATGCGCACCCGGTCGCCGATGTAGGCGTGCGGAAAAATCAGCACGTTCTCGCCCAGCACGCAGTTGTCGCCCACGTACGAAAACGCGCCCCGGTAGTGTCCGCCGCCGATGGCCGAGCTTTCGCCCATAAAGCTGGGCTGCTCCACGCCGCGCTTGCCCATGCGCGTGGCCTGGGCATAAAATTCGAGCAGCTTAGTGAAGGCCGAGTAGGGGTCGGCCACCCGCACGAGGGTCGCCGCCACGGCCTGGCGCAGCGGCAGCTCGGGGCTCACGATGACGGCCGTGGCCCTGGTCGAATACAGAAAAGGCTCGTACTTGGCATTCGCCAGGAAGGCCAGCGCGCCGGGGCCGGCTTCCTCAATCTTGGCCAGGCTCGATACGGTGGCCTCAGCATCACCTTCCACGGTGCCGCCCACCACCTGGGCAATCTGCGCAACGGTAAACTTCATAGCGGGCAAAAGTACGGGCGGGCGCGTTACCGTATGTCGGCCACGTCGGCACCGAAGTAGGCGCGCAGCCGCTCGCGCAGCAGGGCCACCAGCGCGGGGTCCTGAAAGGGATAGTCGTCAGGAATGCGCAGGTTGATAATCGGCTTGCCTTGCAGCGCCGGCCCAAACTTGGCCCGCAGGCGGTCGGCGTGCTTTTTTTCCATCACGAAAAGGACGTCGGCCCAGCCCAGGTAGCCGGCCGCCACGCGCACCCTGGCACCCGGCTCGGTGCCGGCCGAGCGTGCCAGCAGGTGCGGGTGGTCGTCAAACAAGCGCTCGGCCGTGAGGCTGCGCCAGCGGTTCTGGCTGCAGATGAAGAGGAGCTGCCGGGGTAGGGGGGTAGGGGCGGGCACGGTAGCTGAATTTTTACCAGAAAAGGCTGCCTTGCTAGTATCGTTAATATGCTGAATAAGATAATTTTAGTTGTTTAGAGGGGTAGGGGCTCGGCGCGCACACCCTTATTGGTCATTTTTACGGGCAGAATATCCCCCTTTTTATCAAAGTGCATTTCATCCAGGCACACCTCGCGGTGGTTGCCCTCTTTGTCGCCGAGCGGGTGGCGATGGTACACGATGTACCAACGGTCGGTGCCCGGCACATTGAGCACCGAGTGGTGGCCCGCGCCGGTACCAACGGCCAAATCCTGCTGCAACACCTTGCCTACCCGCCGAAATGGCCCAAATGGCGAATCACCCACGGCGTAGGCCACCGAGTAGTCGGGGCCAGTCCATTCGCCCTCGCTCCACATGAAATAGTACTTGCCCTGGCGGCGGAACATCACCGGCCCCTCCACGTAGCCCTCGGGCGTGATGGACTTGAATACTGTGCCATCAGCAAAAGGCACGAAGCCCGTGAAGTCGTCCTTGAGCCGCGCGATGTTGCAGTGCCGCCAGCCGCCGTACACGAGGTAGTACTTGCCGTCTTTGTCCTTGAACACGAACTGGTCGATGGGCTGCGCGCCGTTCTCGAACTTGTCCACCAGCGGGTGGCCCAGGTGGTCTTTGAACGGCCCGGCCGGGTTGTCGGCCACGGCTACGCCAATGCCGCCGCGCTGCTGGTTGTTCTGAATGTCATTGGCCCCAAAAAACAGGTAGTATTTCCCGCCCTTAGCCACGATGGCCGGGGCCCACACGGCCCGGCGCGCCCACTTCACGTTGACCGTGTCGAGCACGTGCAGGTGTTTGGTCCAATGCACGAGGTCGGGCGAGGAAAAAGCATCCAGGTACACCTGCTCCTCATACTTGGCCGAGCACGTAGGATAAACCCAGTATTGCGACCCGAAAATGGCGGCCTCCGGGTCGGCATACCAGCCGGGAAAAATGGGGTTGCCGCTGGTAGCCTTAGCCGACGGCGGCGACTGCGTGACGCGGCCGGCTGGCCGGGGGGGGCCTGCTGGGCCGGGGCCAGCCGGGCGGCACCAGCCGCCGTGGCCAGCACTGCCGTGAGGAGCAGGGCGGCCCGCATCAGGTGAAGGTGGGCGTTTCGGGGGCCATTTCGAGGCCGGCCGGCGCGGGCTGGTGGCCACGAACCCCATACCAGGCAATGTAGGCGTAGCACACCATCGGCAGCAGGTAGGCCAGCCGGAACGCGTGCACCCCGCCGCCGCCCAGCTGGCTATCGGCCATGAGCCCGAACAGCGGCGGAATGATGGCCCCCCCCACGATGGCGGCCGATAGCAGCCCCGACGCCTGCTCGGTGTGGCGGCCCAGCCCGGCCACGGCCAGCGTGAAGATGGTCGGGAACATGATGGAGTTCATCAGGCCCACGGCCAGGATGCTGTACATGGCCACCGGCCCGTTGGTGTTAATCGAAATCAGGATGAGCACCACGGCTCCCAGGGCGTTGAGGGCCAGCACCCGGCCGGGCCGCACGCGGCTCAGCACCCCAACGCCGATGAAGCGGCCAACCATCGCCCCAAGCCAGTAGAGCCCGACTTTGTTGCCGGCGGCTACGGACGAAAGGTCCATTACGTCTTTCTGAATCAGATAGTTGAGCATCGCGGAGCCAATGGCCACCTCGGCCCCCACGTAGGTGAAGATGGCCACCAGGCCCAGCAGCAGGTGGCGGTAGTTCCAGGCGTTGGAGGTGTCGCCGGGGGCGGCCGGCGCGTGCTCGATGACCGGCATTTTCAGAAAAAACAGCAGCCCGCTGATGATGACGAGCGCCAGGCCAATGTAGAGGTAGAGCGACTGCACGGGGGCCACGTCGATGGCCGCAGCCTGCACGGCGGTCAGCTTCTTGAGGTCGGGGAGCTTGGACAGGATGAGGGCCGTGCCCAGCGGCGGGGCAATGGCGGTGGCCAACGAGTTGAACGCCTGGGTGAGCGTGAGGCGGGCCGACGCCGACTCGGGCGGACCCAGAATGGACACGTAGGGGTTGCCGGCCACTTGCAGCATAACCACGCCCGAGGCCAGCACGAACAGCGCTCCCAGGAATAGCCCGAACGTGCGGCTCCCAGCGGCGGGGAAAAACAAAAAGCAGCCCAGCGCCGCCACCAGAAAGCCCACCAGCATCCCCTGCTTGTAACCCAGCCGCTTAACTACGTAGCCAGCCGGGATGCCCATTATCAGGTAAGCC from Hymenobacter psoromatis includes the following:
- a CDS encoding UDP-3-O-(3-hydroxymyristoyl)glucosamine N-acyltransferase, with the translated sequence MKFTVAQIAQVVGGTVEGDAEATVSSLAKIEEAGPGALAFLANAKYEPFLYSTRATAVIVSPELPLRQAVAATLVRVADPYSAFTKLLEFYAQATRMGKRGVEQPSFMGESSAIGGGHYRGAFSYVGDNCVLGENVLIFPHAYIGDRVRIGDNSVIHAGAKIYADTVIGQRCVIKAGAVVGTDGFGFAPQPDGSYRAIAQIGNVVLEDDVSIGANATVDCATMGSTLIRQGTKIDNLVQIAHNVEVGRHTVIAAQSGISGSSKVGDYCVLAGQVGLVGHISLANRTTLAAKTGVQKSVREEGQVLQGYPAFNLKDNLRAAAVYRRLPELERRLAALEKSTAATDKP
- a CDS encoding arabinan endo-1,5-alpha-L-arabinosidase; this translates as MFPGWYADPEAAIFGSQYWVYPTCSAKYEEQVYLDAFSSPDLVHWTKHLHVLDTVNVKWARRAVWAPAIVAKGGKYYLFFGANDIQNNQQRGGIGVAVADNPAGPFKDHLGHPLVDKFENGAQPIDQFVFKDKDGKYYLVYGGWRHCNIARLKDDFTGFVPFADGTVFKSITPEGYVEGPVMFRRQGKYYFMWSEGEWTGPDYSVAYAVGDSPFGPFRRVGKVLQQDLAVGTGAGHHSVLNVPGTDRWYIVYHRHPLGDKEGNHREVCLDEMHFDKKGDILPVKMTNKGVRAEPLPL
- a CDS encoding protein tyrosine phosphatase, with product MPAPTPLPRQLLFICSQNRWRSLTAERLFDDHPHLLARSAGTEPGARVRVAAGYLGWADVLFVMEKKHADRLRAKFGPALQGKPIINLRIPDDYPFQDPALVALLRERLRAYFGADVADIR
- a CDS encoding acyl-[acyl-carrier-protein]--UDP-N-acetylglucosamine O-acyltransferase, with the translated sequence MISPLAHIHPAARLAPGVTVEPFTTIYGDVEIGENTWIGPNVTIMDGARIGANCQIFPGAVVAGIPQDLKFAGEVTTAHIGDYTVLRECVTVNRGTIDRGRTVVGSHCLLQAYVHIAHDCLVGDHCVISNSTQMAGHVVVGDWAIIGGTTAIHQFTNIGPHAFIAGGSLVRKDVPPFVKAAREPLTYAGVNSVGLRRRGFSEEQVNEVHEMYRVLYLSGLPLLDALARIEAELPASAERTQVVQFVQAAARGIIKGPSRGMLPEEGLD
- a CDS encoding damage-inducible protein CinA, producing MDVEIMTIGDELLYGQVVDTNSAFMGQQLGRLGLRVRQITSVSDRADEIVAALDQARQRATVILMTGGLGPTKDDLTKHVLARYFGRELVLHEPTLHHVEGIFKRFGRPMLDVNRQQALVPAGTEVLHNAVGTAPGMWLEDGGTVFISLPGVPFEMKKLMTDEVLPKLRAKFQLAPIKHVVIMTAGLGESFLAEKIKDWESALPPHIKLAYLPSLGSVRLRLTGTDDGQPDLRGRMLALLPELRQRIGEYIFAEEDSPLEVVVGQLLKARGWQLGTAESCTGGAVAQRITSVPGSSAYFRGSIVAYDNDLKESLLGVNAETLGQHGAVSEPTVREMAEGACARLGCDVALATSGIAGPGGGTPLKPVGTICIACATPAGTVSRQINIDRGRQINIDYTTQAVLILLWQQLAGHQDAALLKV
- a CDS encoding ABC transporter ATP-binding protein, which codes for MAFTLSAQGLGRRYGRQWIFRHLSHDFRPGTATAILGPNGAGKSTLLSIVAGQLLPSEGEVAYSLGGRALPPAAVPQQLAYCAPYLELPEDFTLLELLAFHTRLKPLRPGLSVAGLVDIMYLHKSRHQAVRTFSSGMKQRLKLGMALYAAAPLLLLDEPTTNLDAQGAAWYQEHVARVRDAGRLVIVSSNVPAEYAFCEGQVRITDFQQG
- a CDS encoding UDP-3-O-[3-hydroxymyristoyl] N-acetylglucosamine deacetylase (catalyzes the zinc dependent deacetylation of UDP-(3-O-acyl)-N-acetylglucosamine to UDP-3-O-(3-hydroxytetradecanoyl)-glucosamine in the second step of lipid A biosynthesis and catalyzes the dehydration of beta-hydroxyacyl-ACP to trans-2-acyl-ACP in fatty acid biosynthesis); this translates as MNDKQHTIKAPVTVRGIGLHTGAEATMTFCPAPVGHGYKFQRVDLPGQPLVDADVDNVVDLSRGTTIEQNGARVNTVEHTLAALVGLQLDNVLIQLSGPEPPIMDGSSYEFIKALNTVGFEEQNALRNYYEIPDTIRYMDNARGVEIAALPLSDYRLTVMVDYNSPVLGSQHASLTDIKQFSDEIASSRTFCFLHELEHLYKSNLIKGGDLSNAIVVVDRVVGEDELDELAAMLGKPKVSVKKEGILNNVDLRHKNEPARHKLLDLVGDLALVGRPLKGQILAARPGHAANVAFAKKIKKRMLEDRTSAVPFYDPSREPVMDINRIMQVLPHRYPFLLLDKVIHLDSQMVTAVKNVTMNEPFFQGHFPGNPVMPGVLQIEAMAQTGGILVMNTVPDPENYWQYFLGIENARFRKKVLPGDTVIFHCQLTAPIKRGIAKMKGQAFVNGKVVCDAEMSAAIVRKGS